Genomic window (Megamonas funiformis):
TGCGTTTACCTGTTTTTGGATTGCGAGTGAATACAAGTGGTAAAGTGATGAATGGACCACCATCTTGAGGCCAACATTTCAAAATAGGGAATTTATCTAAAGTAGGATTATCTGTGATAACTACTTCTTGGCAAGGTGCTTTTTTTACATATTTAGGGAAATTAATAGCACGTTTTGCAGTTGGAATGATATGGATTAAATCCATTTTATTTTGAAGGGAAATATAAGGTAATCTTAAGATTTCACGAAGTTCATTAGGAATTTCTTCGATGTCATTTACACCAAAAGCAAGTGCCAAGCGTTCCATGCTACCGAAAGCATTCATAAGTACAGGCATATCGTAGCCTTTTACATTTTCAAATAATAAAGCTACATTTTTTTTGCCTTCCATTTTGGAAACGCGGTCAGTGATTTCAGTGATTTCTAAATTACAATCAACAGGAGTTTTAATGCGTTTGAGCATACCACGAGACTCCAAAGCGTTGATGAATTCTCTTAAATCATAAAAAGCCAAAAAAATCGCTCCTTTATATTTATATTGCGTAAGTGATTAACATTATTTTTTCATAGCAAAACGAACTATGACATAACTTATTTCATAAAGTAAAATCATAGGTATAGCAATCATAGATTGGGAAAAAACATCTGGTGTTGGGGAAATAATAGCGCCAACAACAAAAGTTAAAAAGATTACAATGCGTTGTTGTTTTGCTAAGAATTTTGAAGAAATAATACCTACTTTGGCTAATAATATAATGGCTAAAGGCATTTCAAAGATAAAGCCGAATGGCAATAAAAAGGCAATGACAAAGTCAAAATATTGTTTTAGCGAAAACATAGGTTGAAGTTCTTCAGTGCTAAAGCCCATTAAGAATTTTATCCCAGCTGGCATGACAAAGAAAAAGGAAAAGGCTAAACCAGCTAAAAATAAAATTAGCGAAATAGGCACAATAACGGAGATTAAATATCTTTCCATACCGATTAAGGCAGGTAAAACAAATCGCCATATTTGATATAAAACTATAGGTAGAGCAAGTAAAAATCCGACAAATACAGCAACTTTAATATAAGTAAAAAATGCCTCTGCTGGTTGCATATAATAAAGCTTTCCAGCAGGGCCTGTTAAGATGTGCATTATGTCTTCAATAAAATAATAAGCAACACAGCTACCAATACCTATAGCGATTAGTGAACGAATAAGGCGTTTTCTAAGCTCAGTAAGGTGAGCAATAATGGACATACTGCCATTATTTGTAGTTGTCTGCTCGTTAACTTCAGTTGTTGGTAAATTTTCTGAAGTTGAAGCAGTAACAGTATTAGCAGAAGTATGTTCGTTCATATCTTGAGACATAAATTGCTACCTCACTTTTTATCTTTTTTTTCGTCTTCATTTTTAGCATCAATAGTTTTTGTATTATCTTCTGTAGAAGCAGAACGGAATTCGCGAAGACTTTTGCCTACAGCTTTACCGATTTCTGGCAATTTACCAGGACCAAATACAACTAAAGCGATAACCAAGATTAATACAAGTTCAGGAATACCAATACTATACATTTAAATCACCTTTACTTTTATTTTTATTTTTAGTACTAAATAAAGAATATAATCTAAAAAGTAGTTGTCAATTATTATAGATTATTTAGTAGTTTTTTCAGGTTCAACTGGAGTTTTAGGTGTTGTTGTTTCTGTTTTTGCAGTAGTAGTATTTTTTTCTGTAGCAGTTTCTTGCATGAAGACAGGAGCTACAGCTGGTTGTTCTGGGTTAGCTGGATTAGGTGGTGTAGGAGTTATAGAAACGTTATTAGTAGTATTATTAACGGAATTTGATAATTCAGAAGTGGCTTTTTTAAATTCTTGTAAGCCTTTACCTACAGCACGACCAATTTCAGGCAATTTGCCAGGACCAAATACTACAAGACCAATGATTAAAATAAGGATAAGTTCAGGAAAACCAATACCAAACATTTAAGTCACCTCAGTAAAAATTTTATTTTAATAATCACGGCTACCAATAAAATTAGCTATTTCAATGAAAGATGTTCTAACTGACTGTGGTAAGCTATCAGGTAGAATATTTTTGGCGCGATTTAAAAATTCTGTAACAGTTTGTCTTGCAAAATCAATACTGTTGGAATTTTTTACGATATTAATAGCACGATTTAATTCTTCTAAGCTCATTTGACGATTTTCGATGATATTTTTTAACTCTTCGCTATTTTCGCCATGCTTATAGGCATGAATTACAGGAAGAGTAATTACACCTTGCAAAATATCGTTTCCAGCAGGTTTGCCGATTTTTTTAGAGTCAGAGGTTAAATCTAAAATATCATCAACTATTTGGAATGCCATGCCGATACAATAACCGTATTCACGGAGAGCATCAATTTCTTTTGCTGATAATTTAGCAACAATTGCACCGATTTCACAGCTAGTAGCAATAAAATTGGCTGTTTTTTTGGCAATGCGTTCATAATAAATATCAATAG
Coding sequences:
- the tatC gene encoding twin-arginine translocase subunit TatC translates to MSQDMNEHTSANTVTASTSENLPTTEVNEQTTTNNGSMSIIAHLTELRKRLIRSLIAIGIGSCVAYYFIEDIMHILTGPAGKLYYMQPAEAFFTYIKVAVFVGFLLALPIVLYQIWRFVLPALIGMERYLISVIVPISLILFLAGLAFSFFFVMPAGIKFLMGFSTEELQPMFSLKQYFDFVIAFLLPFGFIFEMPLAIILLAKVGIISSKFLAKQQRIVIFLTFVVGAIISPTPDVFSQSMIAIPMILLYEISYVIVRFAMKK
- a CDS encoding twin-arginine translocase TatA/TatE family subunit; this encodes MYSIGIPELVLILVIALVVFGPGKLPEIGKAVGKSLREFRSASTEDNTKTIDAKNEDEKKDKK
- the tatA gene encoding twin-arginine translocase TatA/TatE family subunit, with amino-acid sequence MFGIGFPELILILIIGLVVFGPGKLPEIGRAVGKGLQEFKKATSELSNSVNNTTNNVSITPTPPNPANPEQPAVAPVFMQETATEKNTTTAKTETTTPKTPVEPEKTTK
- a CDS encoding polyprenyl synthetase family protein — encoded protein: MLTKNKMFFIIKKDLSSLENLLHETVTSPVDLITDIGNHLISSGGKRIRPALYLLATKSNPNLDKDYVMPLAMALEMIHTASLVHDDVLDNAATRRGSATANAKWGNNIAVLTGDYLFAKAFAAIAKNDYGTRISERLATIVCDLSEGEILQNHFGYTIPDSIDIYYERIAKKTANFIATSCEIGAIVAKLSAKEIDALREYGYCIGMAFQIVDDILDLTSDSKKIGKPAGNDILQGVITLPVIHAYKHGENSEELKNIIENRQMSLEELNRAINIVKNSNSIDFARQTVTEFLNRAKNILPDSLPQSVRTSFIEIANFIGSRDY